A window of Ictidomys tridecemlineatus isolate mIctTri1 chromosome 15, mIctTri1.hap1, whole genome shotgun sequence contains these coding sequences:
- the LOC101955913 gene encoding orphan sodium- and chloride-dependent neurotransmitter transporter NTT5 isoform X3: MESFEELTDTTDEESTNKPYSENYQLWNLKAKEIFTTRTQSYFMKTKRTKNILTHLAFSLGLGSMWRFPYLCQQNGGGSFILMYLLMLLFFGIPLLYMEMIIGRWLRVDIIQVWKQLVPWLGGMGYTSILVCILMSLYNSAVLSWSLYYLANSFDHPLPWDYCPLVKNISVTDFSCLQTVPHQYFWYHTTLEASGHIEEGIQNLVLKLSLGVLTTWIFLFIIIIMGLDLSVLLLFFSIILPYIFLLCIFIKCLFLEGAVASLERMITTELSALSSMELWRQAGGHVLYSLGLGMGTIITSSYEAGRDNFVKTTFLVVLGNLMTSMLTTSIIFLVLGFWATTSGHACVQKSVSRLIELISVGVLPKEAKPPDNILLMLPQDYLNWIIHLPRYLQYQVIHRSLSCSVREQKEKLMEGPGLTFAAFSQAVSLLPHASLWAILFFLALFITGLGTLIKTSENIVLSLQNSTVFVKCPGLAPVVVCLGGLLGSLVFSSHAGSYIMSLFDDHLVPLTLVAIVTFQNMALSWIYGAHRFREEMIRDLGRLLRPSFTFLWCYVTLPGLLALLTICILPLHHKETSYIAWNRSMSQEVKQLYPNSALGWVTFLSIFAFLPIPAYLLCHWWFLQDPMTSGTASFQTMTMDSSKPGRWLKHPVRKSTSSSQNKVQETSRFSQSPGRNPERPSFSMTPIASVFSLWSSSLITSKQVSPMFVAVDNNVKLGETTEEKMPNNSTD, translated from the exons ATGGAGTCCTTTGAAGAACTAACTGACACAACAGATGAAGAGTCCACCAACAAACCCTACAGTGAAAATTACCAGCTCTGGAACCTCAAGGCCAAGGAAATTTTTACTACCAGGACCCAAAGTTACTTCATGAAGACTAAAAGAACTAAGAACATTTTGACACACTTGGCTTTCTCTCTTGGGCTAGGCAGCATGTGGCGTTTCCCTTACCTGTGTCAACAGAATGGAGGAG GTAGCTTCATCCTGATGTACTTACTCATGCTCCTCTTCTTCGGGATTCCCCTGTTGTACATGGAGATGATCATAGGGCGGTGGCTGCGTGTAGACATCATCCAGGTCTGGAAGCAGCTCGTTCCCTGGCTAGGTGGCATGGGCTACACTAGTATACTG GTCTGCATTTTGATGAGCTTGTATAACAGTGCCGTCCTCTCCTGGAGCCTCTACTACCTGGCCAATTCCTTTGACCATCCCCTGCCTTGGGACTATTGCCCGCTGGTGAAGAACATCAGTGTCACTG ACTTCTCTTGCCTTCAGACTGTGCCCCACCAATACTTCTGGTACCACACCACCCTGGAAGCCTCAGGCCACATTGAGGAAGGGATCCAGAACCTCGTCCTGAAGCTCAGCCTGGGTGTCTTAACAACTTGGATCTTCCttttcatcattatcatcatggGGCTCGATTTGTCAGTGTTG TTGCTGTTTTTCTCGATAATCCTCCCCTACATCTTCCTCCTCTGCATCTTCATCAAATGTCTCTTTCTGGAAGGTGCAGTTGCCAGCCTGGAACGTATGATAACCACAGAG CTCTCTGCCTTGTCCTCGATGGAACTGTGGCGTCAGGCAGGAGGCCATGTGCTCTATTCCCTGGGCCTCGGCATGGGCACCATCATCACCTCCTCCTACGAGGCTGGAAGGGACAACTTTGTCAAGACAACCTTCCTCGTAGTCCTGGGAAACCTGATGACCTCGATGCTGACCACGTCCATCATCTTTCTAGTGCTGGGGTTCTGGGCTACCACCAGTGGCCATGCCTGTGTTCAGAA GAGTGTCTCAAGGCTGATAGAGCTGATATCCGTTGGGGTGCTACCCAAGGAGGCCAAGCCCCCAGATAACATCCTGCTCATGCTCCCCCAGGACTACCTGAACTGGATCATCCACCTCCCCAGATACCTCCAGTACCAGGTCATCCACCGCTCCCTGTCCTGCAGTGTCAGAGAGCAGAAGGAAAAG CTCATGGAGGGCCCTGGCCTCACATTTGCAGCCTTCTCCCAGGCCGTCTCATTGCTCCCTCATGCCTCTCTCTGGGCCATCCTCTTCTTCCTGGCTCTGTTCATCACAGGCCTGGGCACCTTGATAAAAACCTCGGAGAACATTGTCCTTTCTCTCCAGAACTCCACAGTCTTCGTGAAGTGTCCCGGCCTGGCCCCAG TTGTCGTCTGCCTGGGAGGGCTTCTGGGCAGCCTCGTCTTCAGCAGTCACGCCGGCAGCTACATAATGTCTTTGTTTGATGACCACCTGGTCCCTCTCACCCTTGTCGCCATTGTGACATTCCAGAATATGGCTCTGTCCTGGATCTATGGAGCCCACAG GTTTAGGGAGGAGATGATCCGTGACTTAGGGCGCCTTCTGAGACCCTCCTTCACTTTCCTGTGGTGCTACGTGACACTGCCAGGGCTGCTGGCCCTCCTCACCATCTGCATCCTGCCCCTCCATCACAAGGAAACCTCCTATATTGCCTGGAACAGAAGTATG AGCCAGGAAGTAAAGCAGCTCTACCCGAACAGCGCCCTGGGCTGGGTCACCTTCCTCAGCATCTTCGCCTTTCTGCCGATACCGGCCTACCTGCTTTGCCACTGGTGGTTCCTCCAGGACCCCATGACCTCTGGGACAGCGTCCTTCCAAACGATGACCATGGACTCCTCCAAACCCGGGAGGTGGCTCAAGCACCCTGTGAGGAAATCCACCTCCAGTTCCCAGAACAAAGTCCAGGAGACTTCGAGGTTCTCCCAGTCCCCAGGGAGGAACCCCGAGAGACCCTCCTTCAGCATGACTCCCATCGCCTCCGTGTTCTCCTTGTGGAGCAGCAGCCTCATCACTTCCAAGCAGGTAAGCCCGATGTTCGTAGCTGTGGACAACAATGTCAAGCTTGGGGAGACCACGGAAGAAAAGATGCCCAACAACTCTACAGATTAA
- the LOC101955913 gene encoding orphan sodium- and chloride-dependent neurotransmitter transporter NTT5 isoform X2 — MESFEELTDTTDEESTNKPYSENYQLWNLKAKEIFTTRTQSYFMKTKRTKNILTHLAFSLGLGSMWRFPYLCQQNGGGSFILMYLLMLLFFGIPLLYMEMIIGRWLRVDIIQVWKQLVPWLGGMGYTSILVCILMSLYNSAVLSWSLYYLANSFDHPLPWDYCPLVKNISVTDFSCLQTVPHQYFWYHTTLEASGHIEEGIQNLVLKLSLGVLTTWIFLFIIIIMGLDLSVLLLFFSIILPYIFLLCIFIKCLFLEGAVASLERMITTEVRPETPHLFPPSTSQEFSDSPCSTPPFRLTLVFIPLLSSQPAPLPTHWWFCPASQLPNSSYPIPQLSALSSMELWRQAGGHVLYSLGLGMGTIITSSYEAGRDNFVKTTFLVVLGNLMTSMLTTSIIFLVLGFWATTSGHACVQKSVSRLIELISVGVLPKEAKPPDNILLMLPQDYLNWIIHLPRYLQYQVIHRSLSCSVREQKEKNSTVFVKCPGLAPVVVCLGGLLGSLVFSSHAGSYIMSLFDDHLVPLTLVAIVTFQNMALSWIYGAHRFREEMIRDLGRLLRPSFTFLWCYVTLPGLLALLTICILPLHHKETSYIAWNRSMSQEVKQLYPNSALGWVTFLSIFAFLPIPAYLLCHWWFLQDPMTSGTASFQTMTMDSSKPGRWLKHPVRKSTSSSQNKVQETSRFSQSPGRNPERPSFSMTPIASVFSLWSSSLITSKQVSPMFVAVDNNVKLGETTEEKMPNNSTD, encoded by the exons ATGGAGTCCTTTGAAGAACTAACTGACACAACAGATGAAGAGTCCACCAACAAACCCTACAGTGAAAATTACCAGCTCTGGAACCTCAAGGCCAAGGAAATTTTTACTACCAGGACCCAAAGTTACTTCATGAAGACTAAAAGAACTAAGAACATTTTGACACACTTGGCTTTCTCTCTTGGGCTAGGCAGCATGTGGCGTTTCCCTTACCTGTGTCAACAGAATGGAGGAG GTAGCTTCATCCTGATGTACTTACTCATGCTCCTCTTCTTCGGGATTCCCCTGTTGTACATGGAGATGATCATAGGGCGGTGGCTGCGTGTAGACATCATCCAGGTCTGGAAGCAGCTCGTTCCCTGGCTAGGTGGCATGGGCTACACTAGTATACTG GTCTGCATTTTGATGAGCTTGTATAACAGTGCCGTCCTCTCCTGGAGCCTCTACTACCTGGCCAATTCCTTTGACCATCCCCTGCCTTGGGACTATTGCCCGCTGGTGAAGAACATCAGTGTCACTG ACTTCTCTTGCCTTCAGACTGTGCCCCACCAATACTTCTGGTACCACACCACCCTGGAAGCCTCAGGCCACATTGAGGAAGGGATCCAGAACCTCGTCCTGAAGCTCAGCCTGGGTGTCTTAACAACTTGGATCTTCCttttcatcattatcatcatggGGCTCGATTTGTCAGTGTTG TTGCTGTTTTTCTCGATAATCCTCCCCTACATCTTCCTCCTCTGCATCTTCATCAAATGTCTCTTTCTGGAAGGTGCAGTTGCCAGCCTGGAACGTATGATAACCACAGAGGTGAGGCCAGAGACTCCACATCTTTTTCCTCCCTCAACCTCCCAAGAATTTTCTGATTCTCCTTGCTCCACACCTCCCTTCCGTCTGACCCTAGTCTTCATCCCTTTGCTCTCCTCCCAGCCTGCCCCTCTGCCAACTCACTGGTGGTTCTGCCCTGCAAGCCAGCTCCCCAACTCCTCTTACCCCATTCCACAGCTCTCTGCCTTGTCCTCGATGGAACTGTGGCGTCAGGCAGGAGGCCATGTGCTCTATTCCCTGGGCCTCGGCATGGGCACCATCATCACCTCCTCCTACGAGGCTGGAAGGGACAACTTTGTCAAGACAACCTTCCTCGTAGTCCTGGGAAACCTGATGACCTCGATGCTGACCACGTCCATCATCTTTCTAGTGCTGGGGTTCTGGGCTACCACCAGTGGCCATGCCTGTGTTCAGAA GAGTGTCTCAAGGCTGATAGAGCTGATATCCGTTGGGGTGCTACCCAAGGAGGCCAAGCCCCCAGATAACATCCTGCTCATGCTCCCCCAGGACTACCTGAACTGGATCATCCACCTCCCCAGATACCTCCAGTACCAGGTCATCCACCGCTCCCTGTCCTGCAGTGTCAGAGAGCAGAAGGAAAAG AACTCCACAGTCTTCGTGAAGTGTCCCGGCCTGGCCCCAG TTGTCGTCTGCCTGGGAGGGCTTCTGGGCAGCCTCGTCTTCAGCAGTCACGCCGGCAGCTACATAATGTCTTTGTTTGATGACCACCTGGTCCCTCTCACCCTTGTCGCCATTGTGACATTCCAGAATATGGCTCTGTCCTGGATCTATGGAGCCCACAG GTTTAGGGAGGAGATGATCCGTGACTTAGGGCGCCTTCTGAGACCCTCCTTCACTTTCCTGTGGTGCTACGTGACACTGCCAGGGCTGCTGGCCCTCCTCACCATCTGCATCCTGCCCCTCCATCACAAGGAAACCTCCTATATTGCCTGGAACAGAAGTATG AGCCAGGAAGTAAAGCAGCTCTACCCGAACAGCGCCCTGGGCTGGGTCACCTTCCTCAGCATCTTCGCCTTTCTGCCGATACCGGCCTACCTGCTTTGCCACTGGTGGTTCCTCCAGGACCCCATGACCTCTGGGACAGCGTCCTTCCAAACGATGACCATGGACTCCTCCAAACCCGGGAGGTGGCTCAAGCACCCTGTGAGGAAATCCACCTCCAGTTCCCAGAACAAAGTCCAGGAGACTTCGAGGTTCTCCCAGTCCCCAGGGAGGAACCCCGAGAGACCCTCCTTCAGCATGACTCCCATCGCCTCCGTGTTCTCCTTGTGGAGCAGCAGCCTCATCACTTCCAAGCAGGTAAGCCCGATGTTCGTAGCTGTGGACAACAATGTCAAGCTTGGGGAGACCACGGAAGAAAAGATGCCCAACAACTCTACAGATTAA
- the LOC101955913 gene encoding orphan sodium- and chloride-dependent neurotransmitter transporter NTT5 isoform X4, which produces MESFEELTDTTDEESTNKPYSENYQLWNLKAKEIFTTRTQSYFMKTKRTKNILTHLAFSLGLGSMWRFPYLCQQNGGGSFILMYLLMLLFFGIPLLYMEMIIGRWLRVDIIQVWKQLVPWLGGMGYTSILVCILMSLYNSAVLSWSLYYLANSFDHPLPWDYCPLVKNISVTDFSCLQTVPHQYFWYHTTLEASGHIEEGIQNLVLKLSLGVLTTWIFLFIIIIMGLDLSVLLSALSSMELWRQAGGHVLYSLGLGMGTIITSSYEAGRDNFVKTTFLVVLGNLMTSMLTTSIIFLVLGFWATTSGHACVQKSVSRLIELISVGVLPKEAKPPDNILLMLPQDYLNWIIHLPRYLQYQVIHRSLSCSVREQKEKLMEGPGLTFAAFSQAVSLLPHASLWAILFFLALFITGLGTLIKTSENIVLSLQNSTVFVKCPGLAPVVVCLGGLLGSLVFSSHAGSYIMSLFDDHLVPLTLVAIVTFQNMALSWIYGAHRFREEMIRDLGRLLRPSFTFLWCYVTLPGLLALLTICILPLHHKETSYIAWNRSMSQEVKQLYPNSALGWVTFLSIFAFLPIPAYLLCHWWFLQDPMTSGTASFQTMTMDSSKPGRWLKHPVRKSTSSSQNKVQETSRFSQSPGRNPERPSFSMTPIASVFSLWSSSLITSKQVSPMFVAVDNNVKLGETTEEKMPNNSTD; this is translated from the exons ATGGAGTCCTTTGAAGAACTAACTGACACAACAGATGAAGAGTCCACCAACAAACCCTACAGTGAAAATTACCAGCTCTGGAACCTCAAGGCCAAGGAAATTTTTACTACCAGGACCCAAAGTTACTTCATGAAGACTAAAAGAACTAAGAACATTTTGACACACTTGGCTTTCTCTCTTGGGCTAGGCAGCATGTGGCGTTTCCCTTACCTGTGTCAACAGAATGGAGGAG GTAGCTTCATCCTGATGTACTTACTCATGCTCCTCTTCTTCGGGATTCCCCTGTTGTACATGGAGATGATCATAGGGCGGTGGCTGCGTGTAGACATCATCCAGGTCTGGAAGCAGCTCGTTCCCTGGCTAGGTGGCATGGGCTACACTAGTATACTG GTCTGCATTTTGATGAGCTTGTATAACAGTGCCGTCCTCTCCTGGAGCCTCTACTACCTGGCCAATTCCTTTGACCATCCCCTGCCTTGGGACTATTGCCCGCTGGTGAAGAACATCAGTGTCACTG ACTTCTCTTGCCTTCAGACTGTGCCCCACCAATACTTCTGGTACCACACCACCCTGGAAGCCTCAGGCCACATTGAGGAAGGGATCCAGAACCTCGTCCTGAAGCTCAGCCTGGGTGTCTTAACAACTTGGATCTTCCttttcatcattatcatcatggGGCTCGATTTGTCAGTGTTG CTCTCTGCCTTGTCCTCGATGGAACTGTGGCGTCAGGCAGGAGGCCATGTGCTCTATTCCCTGGGCCTCGGCATGGGCACCATCATCACCTCCTCCTACGAGGCTGGAAGGGACAACTTTGTCAAGACAACCTTCCTCGTAGTCCTGGGAAACCTGATGACCTCGATGCTGACCACGTCCATCATCTTTCTAGTGCTGGGGTTCTGGGCTACCACCAGTGGCCATGCCTGTGTTCAGAA GAGTGTCTCAAGGCTGATAGAGCTGATATCCGTTGGGGTGCTACCCAAGGAGGCCAAGCCCCCAGATAACATCCTGCTCATGCTCCCCCAGGACTACCTGAACTGGATCATCCACCTCCCCAGATACCTCCAGTACCAGGTCATCCACCGCTCCCTGTCCTGCAGTGTCAGAGAGCAGAAGGAAAAG CTCATGGAGGGCCCTGGCCTCACATTTGCAGCCTTCTCCCAGGCCGTCTCATTGCTCCCTCATGCCTCTCTCTGGGCCATCCTCTTCTTCCTGGCTCTGTTCATCACAGGCCTGGGCACCTTGATAAAAACCTCGGAGAACATTGTCCTTTCTCTCCAGAACTCCACAGTCTTCGTGAAGTGTCCCGGCCTGGCCCCAG TTGTCGTCTGCCTGGGAGGGCTTCTGGGCAGCCTCGTCTTCAGCAGTCACGCCGGCAGCTACATAATGTCTTTGTTTGATGACCACCTGGTCCCTCTCACCCTTGTCGCCATTGTGACATTCCAGAATATGGCTCTGTCCTGGATCTATGGAGCCCACAG GTTTAGGGAGGAGATGATCCGTGACTTAGGGCGCCTTCTGAGACCCTCCTTCACTTTCCTGTGGTGCTACGTGACACTGCCAGGGCTGCTGGCCCTCCTCACCATCTGCATCCTGCCCCTCCATCACAAGGAAACCTCCTATATTGCCTGGAACAGAAGTATG AGCCAGGAAGTAAAGCAGCTCTACCCGAACAGCGCCCTGGGCTGGGTCACCTTCCTCAGCATCTTCGCCTTTCTGCCGATACCGGCCTACCTGCTTTGCCACTGGTGGTTCCTCCAGGACCCCATGACCTCTGGGACAGCGTCCTTCCAAACGATGACCATGGACTCCTCCAAACCCGGGAGGTGGCTCAAGCACCCTGTGAGGAAATCCACCTCCAGTTCCCAGAACAAAGTCCAGGAGACTTCGAGGTTCTCCCAGTCCCCAGGGAGGAACCCCGAGAGACCCTCCTTCAGCATGACTCCCATCGCCTCCGTGTTCTCCTTGTGGAGCAGCAGCCTCATCACTTCCAAGCAGGTAAGCCCGATGTTCGTAGCTGTGGACAACAATGTCAAGCTTGGGGAGACCACGGAAGAAAAGATGCCCAACAACTCTACAGATTAA
- the LOC101955913 gene encoding orphan sodium- and chloride-dependent neurotransmitter transporter NTT5 isoform X1, producing MESFEELTDTTDEESTNKPYSENYQLWNLKAKEIFTTRTQSYFMKTKRTKNILTHLAFSLGLGSMWRFPYLCQQNGGGSFILMYLLMLLFFGIPLLYMEMIIGRWLRVDIIQVWKQLVPWLGGMGYTSILVCILMSLYNSAVLSWSLYYLANSFDHPLPWDYCPLVKNISVTDFSCLQTVPHQYFWYHTTLEASGHIEEGIQNLVLKLSLGVLTTWIFLFIIIIMGLDLSVLLLFFSIILPYIFLLCIFIKCLFLEGAVASLERMITTEVRPETPHLFPPSTSQEFSDSPCSTPPFRLTLVFIPLLSSQPAPLPTHWWFCPASQLPNSSYPIPQLSALSSMELWRQAGGHVLYSLGLGMGTIITSSYEAGRDNFVKTTFLVVLGNLMTSMLTTSIIFLVLGFWATTSGHACVQKSVSRLIELISVGVLPKEAKPPDNILLMLPQDYLNWIIHLPRYLQYQVIHRSLSCSVREQKEKLMEGPGLTFAAFSQAVSLLPHASLWAILFFLALFITGLGTLIKTSENIVLSLQNSTVFVKCPGLAPVVVCLGGLLGSLVFSSHAGSYIMSLFDDHLVPLTLVAIVTFQNMALSWIYGAHRFREEMIRDLGRLLRPSFTFLWCYVTLPGLLALLTICILPLHHKETSYIAWNRSMSQEVKQLYPNSALGWVTFLSIFAFLPIPAYLLCHWWFLQDPMTSGTASFQTMTMDSSKPGRWLKHPVRKSTSSSQNKVQETSRFSQSPGRNPERPSFSMTPIASVFSLWSSSLITSKQVSPMFVAVDNNVKLGETTEEKMPNNSTD from the exons ATGGAGTCCTTTGAAGAACTAACTGACACAACAGATGAAGAGTCCACCAACAAACCCTACAGTGAAAATTACCAGCTCTGGAACCTCAAGGCCAAGGAAATTTTTACTACCAGGACCCAAAGTTACTTCATGAAGACTAAAAGAACTAAGAACATTTTGACACACTTGGCTTTCTCTCTTGGGCTAGGCAGCATGTGGCGTTTCCCTTACCTGTGTCAACAGAATGGAGGAG GTAGCTTCATCCTGATGTACTTACTCATGCTCCTCTTCTTCGGGATTCCCCTGTTGTACATGGAGATGATCATAGGGCGGTGGCTGCGTGTAGACATCATCCAGGTCTGGAAGCAGCTCGTTCCCTGGCTAGGTGGCATGGGCTACACTAGTATACTG GTCTGCATTTTGATGAGCTTGTATAACAGTGCCGTCCTCTCCTGGAGCCTCTACTACCTGGCCAATTCCTTTGACCATCCCCTGCCTTGGGACTATTGCCCGCTGGTGAAGAACATCAGTGTCACTG ACTTCTCTTGCCTTCAGACTGTGCCCCACCAATACTTCTGGTACCACACCACCCTGGAAGCCTCAGGCCACATTGAGGAAGGGATCCAGAACCTCGTCCTGAAGCTCAGCCTGGGTGTCTTAACAACTTGGATCTTCCttttcatcattatcatcatggGGCTCGATTTGTCAGTGTTG TTGCTGTTTTTCTCGATAATCCTCCCCTACATCTTCCTCCTCTGCATCTTCATCAAATGTCTCTTTCTGGAAGGTGCAGTTGCCAGCCTGGAACGTATGATAACCACAGAGGTGAGGCCAGAGACTCCACATCTTTTTCCTCCCTCAACCTCCCAAGAATTTTCTGATTCTCCTTGCTCCACACCTCCCTTCCGTCTGACCCTAGTCTTCATCCCTTTGCTCTCCTCCCAGCCTGCCCCTCTGCCAACTCACTGGTGGTTCTGCCCTGCAAGCCAGCTCCCCAACTCCTCTTACCCCATTCCACAGCTCTCTGCCTTGTCCTCGATGGAACTGTGGCGTCAGGCAGGAGGCCATGTGCTCTATTCCCTGGGCCTCGGCATGGGCACCATCATCACCTCCTCCTACGAGGCTGGAAGGGACAACTTTGTCAAGACAACCTTCCTCGTAGTCCTGGGAAACCTGATGACCTCGATGCTGACCACGTCCATCATCTTTCTAGTGCTGGGGTTCTGGGCTACCACCAGTGGCCATGCCTGTGTTCAGAA GAGTGTCTCAAGGCTGATAGAGCTGATATCCGTTGGGGTGCTACCCAAGGAGGCCAAGCCCCCAGATAACATCCTGCTCATGCTCCCCCAGGACTACCTGAACTGGATCATCCACCTCCCCAGATACCTCCAGTACCAGGTCATCCACCGCTCCCTGTCCTGCAGTGTCAGAGAGCAGAAGGAAAAG CTCATGGAGGGCCCTGGCCTCACATTTGCAGCCTTCTCCCAGGCCGTCTCATTGCTCCCTCATGCCTCTCTCTGGGCCATCCTCTTCTTCCTGGCTCTGTTCATCACAGGCCTGGGCACCTTGATAAAAACCTCGGAGAACATTGTCCTTTCTCTCCAGAACTCCACAGTCTTCGTGAAGTGTCCCGGCCTGGCCCCAG TTGTCGTCTGCCTGGGAGGGCTTCTGGGCAGCCTCGTCTTCAGCAGTCACGCCGGCAGCTACATAATGTCTTTGTTTGATGACCACCTGGTCCCTCTCACCCTTGTCGCCATTGTGACATTCCAGAATATGGCTCTGTCCTGGATCTATGGAGCCCACAG GTTTAGGGAGGAGATGATCCGTGACTTAGGGCGCCTTCTGAGACCCTCCTTCACTTTCCTGTGGTGCTACGTGACACTGCCAGGGCTGCTGGCCCTCCTCACCATCTGCATCCTGCCCCTCCATCACAAGGAAACCTCCTATATTGCCTGGAACAGAAGTATG AGCCAGGAAGTAAAGCAGCTCTACCCGAACAGCGCCCTGGGCTGGGTCACCTTCCTCAGCATCTTCGCCTTTCTGCCGATACCGGCCTACCTGCTTTGCCACTGGTGGTTCCTCCAGGACCCCATGACCTCTGGGACAGCGTCCTTCCAAACGATGACCATGGACTCCTCCAAACCCGGGAGGTGGCTCAAGCACCCTGTGAGGAAATCCACCTCCAGTTCCCAGAACAAAGTCCAGGAGACTTCGAGGTTCTCCCAGTCCCCAGGGAGGAACCCCGAGAGACCCTCCTTCAGCATGACTCCCATCGCCTCCGTGTTCTCCTTGTGGAGCAGCAGCCTCATCACTTCCAAGCAGGTAAGCCCGATGTTCGTAGCTGTGGACAACAATGTCAAGCTTGGGGAGACCACGGAAGAAAAGATGCCCAACAACTCTACAGATTAA